The sequence below is a genomic window from Bos javanicus breed banteng chromosome 5, ARS-OSU_banteng_1.0, whole genome shotgun sequence.
tacagggaactctactcaatactctatactggcctatacaggaaaagaatccaaagaaaGAGACGATGtaggtatatgtataattgattcactttgctatacgcATAaaaccaacattgtaaatcaactataccccaataaaatttttgattaaaattttaaaaattattaatttaaaaaatgaaactaaaaaaaaaaatgaaactaaaacctccaaacttttttttttaatgcaaatatcCATGAAAAGAACCAAAGAGTAAGTAAATTTGAAGGGGGGATTAGGGGTGGCCTGTGGCCAGATAGCCTGGACCCTGTCCTGCATGCTGTATTATACATCACcgcaagagaaaaagaatatgttATACCAATATGAGCTGGAACTGTTAATTGCACATTCTTCTGTCTTGGGCCCTGGGAAAGCCTCAATGGAATGAGACCCAATAAGAGTGCATTCTGATAAGGGTGAGGGGAGCAAGGAGAGAGGGAAGTTATACCAAAGGCCTTGGCAATCCCGGAAGAGCTGGTCCAGGTAGAGCCCCCACCTTATGCGCAGCCAAAGCTTGAGGAAGGACCTCCAAAGGAGAGGAAGGTGGCAGAGTAGAAAAGTCACATTTCCCTGAAGTCACAGAGATGGCAACCAGTGGACCTTTTAATGTGCATGATCCTTCTAATCCTTTATGGCTCAGCCAACCTTTGATTCCTTTGGAAAGGATGCTCCTTTGGATCTTAAGATCAAAATAAAGATGTGGGAAATACTCTGGAGATGGCTTTGTAGGgagtggtggtagtttagtcactaagtcatgtccaactcttgcaacctcatgaactatatcctgccagtctcctctgtccatggaattttccaggcaagaacactggagtgggttgccatttccttttccaggggatcttcctgacccagggatagaacccgagtctcctgcattgcaggcagattctttaccaccgagccacttgAGAAGCTCTTGGTAGGAGTAGGTCAGAAAAAGAACGACGTGTCCTCATGTGGCCAAGGGAAGGCCTTTTGCAGCCCCCCATCACATCTGCACCTGTGGGGAAGAGGCGGTCTTTCCTAAAGCCACACCCCCTTCAGGACCTCCCTAAGGTCAAGGTGCCTCTAGTTAGcagtaaaatgaaaaacagttGTTCTCACCAAAGAAATCTCTGTAGACAGGCTGCTGGGAAACTTGAATAGGTGTGTCTTTCTGACCTTCCGGTTCTTTTTATAGGTTCTGTAGGAACCCCAGTGGGTGCCTCCATCCTTCCGCCCATTTGGGGAGAGATTAAAGACACTGAGGTTGTCTCTTTCTTACTCATTGGCAGTTACAACCTCGAAGCCACTACAGCCTCAGCCTCCAGCGTGGACACGGAGGAGGTAAGTGGGAATGAAGGGACCATGCCCTCAGCTGTCAGCCTGGGTCACTCAAGCCAGCTGGCTTGGGAATAACCAGAGAGGAGTGGAACTAGGGGTATTCAGCTGCTAGGTACTGTTTCCAAATGaatatgtgtgattttttttctagacaACCGTACTCAAGACAGAGTTTGGTGCTACCTCTCCAAAAAATTAATTGAGTGCAGAGACCACTTTGTAAAATTCTTTGACAAATTAACAGCAGATATTTAAGCATAATGTGTTGGATTGACTTGAATTAAAAGAAGGAACAGTCATTAAAATGACTGGGAAGAGCCTGTCTCCTTTGAGGAGCACTTCATGTCTTGAATGATCAAATGGTCCATTAATGTTGACAACCCTTGTTCTGGAGCCTGCTACAACTGGAGTCCAGCAACCATACGCACGTTGTCACACAGCCcatctttatgaaaaaaattctgCCTTAGGCTTCAAAAAGCCTTGGTGGAAATTATGACATGAAATTCATGAATGATCCAGAGTCCTCAGGTGAAGATGGTTCTCCTTTCCTAGCAGGACAGAGCTAGGATAGTTCTGAGGGGTGGATAGTTCTGGGCTGTTTCATTCAATGTGTCCAGGCATCTTCATCTGGGAATCAGAGATACTATAGTGTCCTGTCCAGGACTACCCAACAGACGTTCTTGTGGGTAAACGTAAAGTCGTGTTGtttcattctggttttttttgCAGGGGAAAAGAAGATCGTTCTAGTGAGGTACCAACAAGTCACCATGTATgaggactgcaaggagtccacgGGGGACTATTACTTCCTCTGTGACACTGAGGGAGCATGGGGCATTGTTCTGGAGTCCCTGGCAGCAGTTGGCATAGTGGTTACAGTCATGCTGCTCCTGGCATTTCTCTTCCTCATGAGAAGGGTCCAAGACTGCGCCCACTGGAATGTCCTCCCCACCCAGTTCCTCTTCCTCCTGGGTGTGCTGGGGCTCTTTGGCCTTGCTTTTGCCTTCATCATCCAGCTGAATCAGCAGACTGCCCCCATCCGCTACTTTCTCTTTGGGgtcctctttgctctctgcttcTCATGCCTCTTGGCTCATGCCTCCAACCTGGTGAAGCTGGTCCGGGGTCGAGCCTCCTTCTCTTGGACGACAATTCTGTGCATTGCAATTGGTGTCAGCCTGTTGCAGACCATCATCGCCATTGAGTACGTGACTCTCATCATGACCAGGGGTGGCATGTTTGTGCACATGACACCCTATCAGCTCAACGTGGACTTCGTGGTCCTCCTGGTATACGTCCTCTTCCTGATGGCCCTCACGTTCTTTGTCTCCAAGACCACCTTCTGCGGCCCTTGTGAGAACTGGAAGCAGCACGGCAGGTTGATCTTTGTCACCGTCCTCGTCTCCATCATCATCTGGGTGGTGTGGATCTCCATGCTCATGAGGGGCAACACACAGCTCCAGCGGCAGCCCCAGTGGGACGACCCCGTCATCTGCATCGCCCTGGTCACCAACGCGTGGGTTTTCCTGCTGCTGTACATTGTCCCGGAGCTGTGCATTCTCTACCGATCGTGTCAGCAGGATTGCCCCCTGCCAGGCAATGCCTGCCCCCTCCCGACTTACCAACGCAGcttcagagcagagaaccaggagcTCTCAAGAGGTACTCTCTGGGGAACTTGGGGAGGCTCTCCTGTGAGCAAAGCAAGAGGAAAAACAGGGCCAGAGGATACAGCAGGAAGGAACAAAAATGGAATGGTCAGGATCTAGTGTTAGTCgcgcagttgtgtctgaatctatgtgaccccatggactgtagcccaccaggctcctctgtccatgggattgtccgggcaagagtattggagtgggttgccatttcctcctccaggggattttctcaacccagggattgaacccaggtcttccgcattgcaggcagactctttactgactggaccaccacggaagacCTAGGGAAGTGACTAAATAGCTCAAGCCTAGAGAGGCAGACAGAGTCAACGTTAAACTTTTCTGAAAAATCAGTTCATCCAGAATACAGAGATTCATGAGGAGAGGCCAAGACAGAAATGACTCAGAGGTCCTAAATAAAGAGGGTGTAGCTCTGAGTATTGTTACTGGATAAAGAAAGGCACCCACTATAAAAGGAGTTTACCAGCCCCAAATTAGGCTTTGGTTGTGCCCTTGCATGACATAGCGTGCTAAGTCCAGATGTTTTGCCCATCAAGTGCAAAAGTCACCCCTGGCAGCAGTGACtgacagttttaaaatttaagtctCAAAACTAACTTCCCCTAACATCATAGTAGACTGATTCATACGACTCATCATCTCATTAGAGTCACAAAGCCCGATAACTTCTGGATGTCTACTTTGCAAACCATTCACTTCCTGAGAGCCTTCCAGGTTTACAAAAAGTGACAGGAAGTGCCATTAAGTGAGAATTCTGAGCAGAGGCTCAGATGTGTAAtcattaatagaaataaaagaacttGCTTATGTgacattttcataataatttctGGGTCAGATTTGAATCCTTATGTAAGACCAAGTCACCTGACTATACATTtgttaaagaataaaatgtattatCCATGATAACAAGGTGACTTGGACTCCAATAACCTGGGGGAATAAATGGCTAATATCAGTGATCTAGAAATACATCAAAACTCATTAATTCCTTTCTGAAACATCTGGCCCATTATTCATAACCCAACATCACAGTTTTACATCCATTTCTGTGTCTTAATAGGCATCTGATTTCTCACAATGTATTTCTAATGTGCAAAGAGGATGTTATTTTACATATTGCATAGCGCACATTACGTTCACCAGGctcaaaaaaattaatagaagctTTCCTGTTAAGTCATACACTTTTTGAGCTGTAATCTATGGCTAATTACACATTCAAATTAATTCCTGTTCAGATAGCTGCATCCAttaattctgttcagttcagttgaccATGAATCGGAAATTGAGACTACACATCCTTTCTATATgagtttttcattgcttttgatgATGTGAGGTTCATGGCAGAATTGCAGAGTCAATCTTTCTTGAAATGACTTCTCATAGTTCTCaccaaaaaataagataaaacttCTATGTCTGCTTTGTCTGCTGTCatatgtctctgctgctgctgctgctgctaagtcgattcagtcgtgtctgactctgtgcgaccccatagacgacagcccaaaAGGCtctcccacccctgggattctccaggcaagaacactggagtgggttgccatttccttctccaatgcatgaaagtgaaaactgaaagtgaagtcgctcagtcatatccaactctttgcaaccccatggactgcagcctaccaggctcctccatccatgggattttccaggcaagagtactggagtggggtgccattgccttctccatcatatgTCTCTAGGAAAcaaaatcagagagagagagttcttAGTGTTTCATAATACCCAAAACACACTGGGACTTGTAACGATCAATTTTCCACACCCCCAAAGATTAGGCAGGTATTTAAAGTGTTCTAAGAAATGTCCTATGGAAAAACAAGAGCTTTCGAAAGCGCAATGTTTCCTTATAACTGTCTTTATACTAGAGCATTGGTAGAAAATCCATTTCTGCCAGAGATAGTCATTGTCAATGCAATTTGATATTTTGTGGGAAGAAACATCAGTGGCGTAGAAAAGAACATGTAGATTACTATCCAAAACTGGGCAGAATAACCAGAAACTTAAGCTTAGAGAAGGGAATCAGGATGGAGGTTACCTGGAAAAATTAGATGTCAAAAATTAGAAGAACGATTCAAACTCAGGAATGTACAAAATGACACCTAGCTTGGAAAAAACATACAAAGAGATGCAAAATAGATAAGAACGAAAGCAGTACAGTGTAATAACAATAATGTAAAAAATTCTAAGTGTTGCTGTAGGTCAAGAGCTGGCAGTGGGAAAGCAACTCACAgctgtgtttgtttttgtctgcTCAAGAAACAATCGCAGTGCTGTGTAGACAGATGTGTGGTCAGCAAGAACAGTCAGGCCTTTGTTCTCAGCATCGGTCAGTCCCTGACAAGAATACCCATTCCAGCTCTGGGATCCACTCAGGACAAGTGTGGGGATCTGGAGAGGTTTGGTGGAAAACCTCAAAGATGATGAAGGGGTTATAACATTAGACCTATGTGGGAAGGTTAAGAAGATGAAAGTGAGATGGTAGTTCTTAAGCTTTAGATGCCTTTCTCACCGACATTCAGTTCTCTCTAAATTCTGTACCAAAACACATTTTGTTCCAGTCTGTGAGGCATGCATTTGTCATGTGACTCTTCTGATTTATAGCTGTGATTGCAGTCACATAATTATTTGATTTACCACTGGGGTCTGAGACCAGAATTAATCAGTTAAAAGAAGAGTAAGACAAGAGGGGATTAGCAAGGAATTTCACACATATGACGACTTCTCCCCAAGAGGCTGTTGTCCTGTTTTCTGTCTCCAGCTAAAGATGAAGGGTAGAAATAGACCCAAATGGAAGCGCGAAGCATTCAGATTAAATGCAGAGTTGGTACGCTGAAATAAATCAGCAAAGGGGATTAAGGCTTTCATTTCCCTGGAAGTCTTTCAAAAGATTAGTCTTTAAAGATTCTCTCTAAAGTGATGTATGGACTTAGTTCAAAGATATAAAAACATCtagatgaagaataaaaatccaaTCAGGCATATTACTACAAAACACCAAGAAAATGGGTATAAATAGTCTGTGCTCTGAGATATAAACATGTTCCTGAAAAACTGCACatcaactgaattttttaaatcaattgctCTTTTAACTGAGAATTTTTAGTGTGACATCATTTGCAAAGATCCTAAACCTAGAGTAtcaggggacttcctggtggtccagtggttaagactccacgcttccactgcagggagtgggggttcaatctgtggtcagagaactaagatcccacatgcctcgggatGTGgcaaaaaaagcaataaaaatctaGAATATCAGCCATGAACCATTTTTTATGAAAGGAAAGCTCCTGTTCTAGTAGTGCCTACTTTATCTGTTCTAGATTACTTAGAATATTGTTTTATCAAGTTCGCTAAAACCAAGACCCATGTGCATTTTAAAGAATCACGTTATTGTGGGCATTTTTTCTATCCGTTGTTTAAATATCTACAGACAAATCTAGTATGATTTTTTGGAAGGTATTAAGACAGAAACGAGGCTATGCAATGTAAAAAAGGAGTCAATGAATAGCAAATGatggaaaacaggagaaaagcGCTCTTGCCAACCCAAGcccttcagattattttccttacCGCAAATACCAGCTTTTGCTCAGCATAGAAAGTGATGATGAGGCTTCAGCCCCTTCAATTACTAAGCACAGAGGTACTTTTCCTGCATACACAATTGTGATCTGTACGCAACCTTCTTCCGAAGCTTTAACAATGctcttttttaaatcacaaatttaaaaaaaaaaaaaaaagtagcctcagtggagaatttatttttaaaggaaggagCCTCTTTGCAAGCCACTGAGCCCCACCCTCCTCAGGTGCTGTTTCCAGGTGAACCTCTGACACTAACCCAGACCTTCCCTCCTTTGGCTTTCAGCCCGAGACAGTGATGGCGCTGAGGAGGATGTAGCATTAACTGCATATGGTAGCCCCCACTCAGCTGCAGGTAAATGTGCTCATCTGCATTCTCCAAGGAGGGATGGAGGAAGCCCACCTTCCTCAGGCGAGCTGTCAGGCTTCCTCTCCAGtggttttcctgacccaagagAGGATAGATAGGGCAGGGTCATTCCTCCAGACATGCAGAGCCTGAGCCATCCAGACTAAATCCATACCAGGGCAGTGCAATGAAGCTAAATCATGCCTTTTGCTTCTTCCCAAACCATTCCCAACCCTCAACTGCCACTGCCATTGACAATAAATTCTGATGCAGGTGAATGTCCCTGAAAGAAAAGGCAGCTTGAAGGGTTCAGGTGGAGAGTGAAGAGGAGCAAGCTCACCGCTTTTCGCCTTGGGGACAAAGGGGAGGGAGGTTAGAAATATGCATGAGTGTAGGAACTGTTTTTAGCATCAGTGGTCTAAATGCATCTCCTGGACCATGCTGGCTGCCTCTCTGAGTCACTGTCTGGGCCGCCCCAAGAACTGGGCTGGGTCTGTCAGCATCATCTGGACACCCATGTGGGTGCACCCGTTTTATGCCTGCAAAAACAGGGACACTGCTGAGGAGAACCAGAGGTAACCTACATTGGTGCCATGATGGCTTGAAGACAGACAAAGCCAAACAGCCAAAAATACCACTTTGGGACACATTTGTATTATGGGGTCAGAAGCCACTAAGATCCAAGAGAGAAAGCCATGCCCAGACTGCTCCTTCAGTGAACTGAACTAGGCAACTGTAACTAGGTTAAGCCCTTTGGTCTGCTATCTAACGTTGCCTTTTCCTAGAATGACAGGCCAGGACATAGCTATATCATTTGCTGTAATTAAGCCTCCTGAGGGTATTTACACCATGAGAAAATCTTCACTCTCCCCGTCAAGAACTTCTTGGGTTACTTTCAACTTCCAGTAattttgcaaacagattcttaCTAAGGGCTAAGAGAAAAAATGATGTGGGTAgactcaacattttttttcttttttgtttaattaacaAAGGATTAAATAATGGTGAAATGACAATATTTCGGGCATAGTGTTGCAGAGTATCATCCCCTATGTTGGCTGAGAAAGCTATTAATGGCATTTCTTCCGTTGCAGATTGTTGATGCCACACAGAAATATCTCATTCCACGGGCTAAAGGAAGCCCCCAGCAAGATGCACAATTATAAAGTCCACAGAAAACATGAATCGTGAAAACCCAGAAGATCCTCCCAGTGTCGTCCCCATGGGCAAGTGGGAAGCCTATCTGCCAATAAAGCAtccttccttccctgcctcctggtcCTCTCCATCCATCTGGAGCCCTTCCTCAGGACACTGCCCTTCAAGCATAATTACAATCTTTCTGGCCACCCTACCGTGACTACGTGTCTCTTTCTTCATTCATGTAACTGAAAGATTCTCTTCCCCAGCAATGCTAGGACAAATTGGCGCCTCTTACTAATGAGACCAAAAGACCTCAGTTTGATGAACGGAGTCATGCTAATGTGACAAAGTACAGATTTGCCAAAGTACAGATGGCAGTAGCAACTTACTATTGGATAACTCCTCtagccattttttttaaaaggggccCCTAAATATGATTGACTCAGAATTTGCAATAAATGTCATAGCAGAACCCTCAGGATCTCCACAATGGTACATTTCAGGAGCTTGCAATCCGGCAGGTTCCTCCCACAGCTTAAGAACTCCCATGACAGCAAGTATGGCATAGACATGACTGAGGTCAGTGACTTGCTTTGATGAACCAGTAACAGCAAGCTAAGAGCCACCCAAGTTGATGCTTATAAAGGATTTCAGCATTGTCACCCATCCTCCTAGTTTTTATCCCCAAAATGATGACAACAGCACCttcaacataattttgttttgttttgtttcaaaggTGAGAGGTGTTTGAGTCAGCTGACAAATTTCAGTAAACCCATTAAAGACATATAGAATGACTAATGCTGTTTCCCAAGATGTTTCCCCTAAAATTAGTAAAGGTAAAATTGAACCTCTTTGTACCAAATTGCCTCTGAGGCTTATCCTCATTTTATCAAAATTTGGACCATGTGTGTGTTAGATTTGGGGGGTTGTAAGGCTGCAAAGTGTCTCCTTCGGGCTGTCTGAGGAATGGAATTGTAAGGTTACACCtttcaggaaagagagaaaacccTGTCTGGGAACCCTCTACAGTCCCTCAGCCAGGTTCACAGAGATGGAACACTGTCGGGTGTTGAGGGGACCCTGCTTTCTCCCCATTCCCACAACCACCCCTCTCCTAACACTTTGACACTTGCCTCACTATTTCCTTTTGTGGTATGTTTACTTATCCAGCCGACTCACTTTCTCCCTGTATGGCATAATTCAGATTCCTGAGAGAGACTCTGATTGGCTCAGCTGCTCGCCAGTGTCTCTGATTGGGCGCTCTTTTGCATTGGCCCACCTGTTAATTTATAATCACCCTGTGGATTGGCTGCCCTTGGGCCCGGTAATCACCACTGGTCCCTTCAGCTGTGTTTGGTGTGGTCATGTGGTACAGACTTGACTGCATATGTCTGCTTCCTCAGTGAGACACCCGTGGGCAGGGAATTATGCTCTGGGCAGCTAGGGAGCAATAACATGCACCATGAGTGACCAACTCCAGAAAGATGAATccaggaaaatataattttatgaaaattatagaatatctttatgaaaatatcaattcttttgaGTTTATGTAGCAATTCACATAACGCTAAACACCCCAATCATCTTCTAAGTTGGGATCCATGAGGAACCACTTAAAAGAACAGATAAAACTATTAATGAATAGCTTGTGTtcttagttgccaagtcatgtccgactgtttgtggccccatgggctctagcctgccaagctcctctgtccatgagatttcccaggcaagaatactggagtgggttgccatttcctcctccaggggatcttcctggattggggattgaacccacattttttgtgtctccttcattggcaggtggattctttaccactaacaccacctgggaagcccatgattagCATGTTGCATTCAGTTAATCAATTCAATAAGTAGTATTTGAAGATCTAAACACACTTACtgagacttccatggtggtccagtggttaggaatctgccttgcaatacaggggatggGAGCAAGtttccatccttggttggggaactaagatccctacATGCCAAGGAGCATCTAAGTCagagagctgcagctactgagcctgtgcactccagagcccaggcaccacaactagagagtctgtgaggCACAGTTAAAGGTCCTGCATGACACAACAAAtgtcctgtgtgccgcaactaagacctgtcgccgacaaataaataaaatatgtgtgtgtgcgctaagtcgtgtcccactctttttgactccatggactatggtccaccaggcttctctgtccatgggatttcccaagcaagaatactggagtgggttttcatttcctcctccaggggatattcctgactcagggaccaaacccacatctcctgtgtctcctgcattacagggggattctttatctgctgagccatcgACGAAACCCATAAACAAATAAACTCACTTACTGAATGTGAAAGCTGTCtattctcttaaatattttagatcatcttctgattttatttatttaccaaaaGAAAGTGTATCAGTGAAAAACTCCATTATAAAACACCTTCCTGGTGGAGCATGGCTGATATGCTCAGTAGAGCATGGAGCTAATGAAATATCTTCCCAggtaaaattgatatttttcatcgtgatgatttttttttcctgatccagAGCATCAGAGATTTATTTCCCTCCACGTTAAATTTCATGAACTCCTCATAAGCttaaaagttgttgttgttgttcagtcacccagttgtatccaactctgcaaccccatggactggatggagcacagcaggcctccctgtccctcaccatctcccagagttttcccaagttcatcttcattgcattggtgatgtcattcagccatctcatcctctgatgccctcttctccttatgccctcgatctttcccagcatcaggacttttccaataagttgtcTGTTCGCGTCAGATGACCAAAAtcctggtgcttcagcttcagcatcagtcctcctagtgaatattcagggttgatctcccttcagattgactggcttgatctccttgctgaccaagggactttcaggagtcttctccagcaccacagttcgaaggcatcaattctttggcattctgccttctttatggtccagctctcacaacagtatgtgaccactgggaagactatagccctgactatacagacctttgttggcagagtaatgtctctgcatttcaacacactgtctagttttgtcattgctttcctgccaagaagtaatCATCttgtgatttcatggctgcagtcaccatctgcagtgattttggagccccaaaagaggaaatctgtcactatttccaccttttccccttccatttgccatgcagtaatggggccggatgccatgatcttagttttttttaatatttagttttaagctggctctttaaAAAAGTCTTATGCCTTATTTTAGCCTGTGGTCAGGTCTGGAataagctcccacatgctgcgCAGCAACTAAGTCTgcgagctgcaactaccgagcccacgtaCTCtggagcccaagcaccacaacgtTGATGAAGCTTCCTCATTCGCTATAGccattattctttcttcttttaaacaaaTGCTCCCTTTTCTTGGGATTATATCTACTTCATATTGGCCAGGTTCATGACTTCCCagccttcttttcctccttccacaATCAGTTCTAAATCTACCTTTTCCCAGAAACTCTCTGAAGACATGAGGCCAACAGGACTGTCTCCTATGAAGCCTTACTCAACTTGTGGCAGAatgaaagtctttttttccttcaaattcagATGGTAAACAAGATCGTTCTGTAGCCTCTTCCTCAGAATAAGCCTAATCATCTATTTCAAAAGTGCACGATTCATgagaaataaactagaaaatctttttctgcttctttgataCAAAAGCCTCTGTATTTTGCATATGAAGGAATGCTTCTCAATTAACAATGAATGGGAGTGAATATCCTTAACTTCTAAGAAGTCATGCTTGACCTCTGAATAAAGAAAGACTTTCTCTTGGAGTTGTTTAAAATGTTctagtcagacatgacctagtgactgaacagcaacaaaatggcTCAGACCACTTTCAAACTGCTGGCCTCCAGTGGGAGATCTTGTTTGCCTATCTATCTTCAAAGATAGATTAGTTATAATTAAGTTTACATTTTAACATATATCAGAACTTATTTATTCAAAGAACTTCCAAGGCATAAACATGCACCTTTACTTAAAACTATTAGGGCCTTTCAGGGACTGTCTTCAAGAATATctcaggaggcttccctggtggttcagagttaaagaacccatctgccaatgcaggagatacaggtttgatccctgatcctgaaagatcccacaagcctcggagcaactaagcccgtgagacacaactattgagcctgtgctctagagcctgggagccgcaactcctGAGTTCACCTGCTGTGACTATGGAAGCCCTcgcactctggagcctgtgttccacaacaagataAGCTATCGCAATGATTaacttgtgtgccacaactagagagtaacccccactaaccacaaccagagaaagccctcccagcagcgaagactcagcacagccaaaagtaaataaataaaatttttaaaagtaatctaTAACAAAAGAATGTCTCAGGAAAATCAGAAGGATTGGGTTGCTAGGATGGTCAAACTGTCAGATCAGAGATTTGAGtgaattttctttaatgaaatccAGCCAATTTTATTCAAATTCTCCGGaatctgaagctctaatactttgaccatctgatacgaagagccaactcattagaaaagaccttgatgctgggaaagactgaaggcaggaggagaaggggacgacagaggatgagatggttggatgccatcatcgactcaatggacgtgaatctgaacaaactctgggagacagtgaaggacagggaagcctggcattttgcagtccatggggtcacaaagagtcagacccaactgagcaactaaacaacagcaactgtgGCTGGTAAAGGAGGGGATCAATAATGTCACAGCACCCTTTGGGGTgatggaagaaaacagagaccAATGAATGAGCCATGTTCGTGGCTGAAAGACTGAAGTGGAGAACGCACGGAATTATTATCTATGGTCCCTTTGAGCTGCGTAAGGTCTTCCATGGATGCATCCCAATTCTGTGTTAAGATTTCAGAAGTCAGTGTTACCTAGAGTGAACtcaaagcatttctttttttaaaaactttttattttctattggagtatagcagATTAACAGGCAATGTTGTGATAGTATCAGATGAATAGGAaaggcactcagttcagttcagttcagtccctcagtcgtgtccgactctttgcgaccccgtgaattgcagcactccacgcctccctgtccatcaccaactaccggaattcactcaaactcacatccatcgagccggtgatgccatccagccatctcatcctctgtcgtccccttctcctgctgcccccaatccctcccagcatcagagtcttttctaatgagtcaact
It includes:
- the GPRC5D gene encoding G-protein coupled receptor family C group 5 member D isoform X2; translation: MYEDCKESTGDYYFLCDTEGAWGIVLESLAAVGIVVTVMLLLAFLFLMRRVQDCAHWNVLPTQFLFLLGVLGLFGLAFAFIIQLNQQTAPIRYFLFGVLFALCFSCLLAHASNLVKLVRGRASFSWTTILCIAIGVSLLQTIIAIEYVTLIMTRGGMFVHMTPYQLNVDFVVLLVYVLFLMALTFFVSKTTFCGPCENWKQHGRLIFVTVLVSIIIWVVWISMLMRGNTQLQRQPQWDDPVICIALVTNAWVFLLLYIVPELCILYRSCQQDCPLPGNACPLPTYQRSFRAENQELSRARDSDGAEEDVALTAYGSPLPLQIVDATQKYLIPRAKGSPQQDAQL
- the GPRC5D gene encoding G-protein coupled receptor family C group 5 member D isoform X1, producing the protein MYEDCKESTGDYYFLCDTEGAWGIVLESLAAVGIVVTVMLLLAFLFLMRRVQDCAHWNVLPTQFLFLLGVLGLFGLAFAFIIQLNQQTAPIRYFLFGVLFALCFSCLLAHASNLVKLVRGRASFSWTTILCIAIGVSLLQTIIAIEYVTLIMTRGGMFVHMTPYQLNVDFVVLLVYVLFLMALTFFVSKTTFCGPCENWKQHGRLIFVTVLVSIIIWVVWISMLMRGNTQLQRQPQWDDPVICIALVTNAWVFLLLYIVPELCILYRSCQQDCPLPGNACPLPTYQRSFRAENQELSRDC